From the Sphingomonas mesophila genome, one window contains:
- a CDS encoding bifunctional transcriptional activator/DNA repair enzyme AdaA, protein MKMTSTIDEMAAWAAFERRDRSWDGRVIGAVSTTGIYCKPSCPARRPKREHVSFFASVQEARAAGFRACRRCLPDSVGRDRTAVASAIELIEAAEAPPALAELAGAVGYAPHHFQRLFTRELGVSPAAYARSLRARRAAAKLEEGSSVTDAIYDGGYSTPSRFYAEAGKRLGMTPSAWRDGGKGATVRFAVRNSIAGPLLIAATDRGICWISFDTDPERLRARFALATVVADDGTMAPWADAVVALIARPAAHDLPLDVAGTAFQERVWRALRDIPAGKTRSYAEIAAAVGAPGATRAVGSANGANPVAVLVPCHRVIRSDGSLGGYAGGLDAKRALLKAEGAQWSEQEALEL, encoded by the coding sequence ATGAAGATGACTTCGACGATCGACGAAATGGCGGCCTGGGCCGCTTTCGAACGCCGCGACCGGTCGTGGGACGGGCGGGTGATCGGAGCAGTCTCGACCACCGGCATCTATTGCAAGCCAAGTTGCCCGGCGCGGCGGCCGAAGCGCGAGCATGTGTCGTTCTTCGCCAGTGTCCAGGAGGCACGTGCAGCGGGCTTTCGCGCGTGCCGACGCTGCCTGCCAGACTCGGTCGGGCGCGACCGGACGGCAGTGGCAAGCGCGATCGAATTGATCGAAGCGGCCGAGGCGCCGCCGGCGCTGGCCGAGCTGGCAGGGGCGGTGGGCTATGCGCCGCACCATTTCCAGCGCCTATTCACGCGCGAGCTCGGCGTGTCGCCGGCGGCTTATGCGCGGTCGCTTCGGGCTCGGCGGGCCGCGGCAAAGTTGGAGGAGGGCAGTAGTGTGACCGATGCGATCTACGACGGCGGCTATTCAACGCCGAGCCGATTTTACGCCGAGGCGGGCAAGCGGCTGGGGATGACACCCTCCGCGTGGCGCGACGGTGGCAAGGGGGCCACGGTCCGCTTCGCGGTGCGCAACAGTATTGCCGGGCCGCTGCTGATCGCCGCGACGGATCGCGGCATCTGCTGGATCAGCTTCGACACGGATCCCGAGCGGCTGCGCGCGCGGTTCGCCCTGGCGACGGTGGTGGCAGACGACGGGACGATGGCGCCGTGGGCGGATGCGGTCGTCGCGCTGATCGCGAGGCCGGCGGCCCACGACCTGCCGCTCGACGTCGCCGGGACTGCCTTTCAGGAGCGGGTGTGGCGGGCGCTGCGCGACATTCCCGCCGGCAAGACGCGCAGCTATGCGGAGATTGCCGCGGCGGTCGGAGCGCCCGGGGCAACCCGCGCGGTCGGCTCGGCCAACGGCGCCAATCCGGTGGCGGTGCTGGTGCCGTGCCACCGGGTGATCCGCTCGGACGGATCGCTCGGGGGCTATGCCGGCGGGCTGGACGCCAAGCGCGCCCTGCTCAAGGCAGAGGGCGCGCAGTGGTCGGAGCAGGAAGCGCTAGAGCTTTAG
- a CDS encoding F0F1 ATP synthase subunit delta, producing MENSGGIQASLAGRYATALFGLARDEQQIDAVSRSLDTLEAALAESADLRALVSSPMVGRADASRTIAALTPTLGLDPLTARFLGVVADNGRLGELKSIIRLVRALAGEHRGETVAEVASAHPLDDAQIAALKTRLKARLGREVTIDSTVDPWLLGGIVVRLGSQMIDASIKTKLNTLATAMKG from the coding sequence GTGGAGAATTCCGGCGGCATTCAAGCCAGCCTAGCGGGGCGTTACGCCACTGCTCTGTTCGGCCTCGCCCGTGACGAACAGCAGATAGACGCGGTCAGCCGCAGCCTTGACACGCTTGAGGCGGCGCTCGCCGAATCGGCCGATCTGCGGGCCTTGGTGTCGAGCCCGATGGTCGGCCGTGCCGACGCGTCGCGCACCATCGCTGCGCTCACCCCCACACTCGGCCTCGACCCGCTCACCGCCCGCTTCCTCGGAGTGGTTGCGGACAACGGCCGGCTTGGCGAGCTGAAGTCGATCATTCGCCTCGTCCGGGCGCTGGCCGGCGAGCATCGCGGCGAGACCGTCGCCGAGGTCGCCTCGGCCCATCCGCTCGACGACGCCCAGATCGCCGCATTGAAGACCCGCCTCAAGGCCCGCCTCGGCCGCGAGGTGACGATCGATTCGACCGTCGACCCGTGGCTCCTCGGCGGAATCGTCGTGCGTCTGGGAAGCCAGATGATCGACGCCTCGATCAAGACCAAGTTGAACACTCTAGCTACGGCCATGAAAGGCTAA
- the atpA gene encoding F0F1 ATP synthase subunit alpha, whose protein sequence is MDIRAAEISRVIRDQIANFDSDAQVSEVGSVLSVGDGIARIHGLDNVQAGEMVEFEDGTKGMALNLEADNVGVVIFGSDSAIREGSTAKRTGTIVDVPVGKGLLGRVVDALGNPIDGKGPIVAEKRSRVEVKAPGIIPRKSVHEPVQTGLKALDALVPVGRGQRELIIGDRQTGKTAVVLDTFINQKQANQGDDESQKLYCIYVAVGQKRSTVAQIVRALEENGAMDYSIVVAATASEPAPLQFLAPYTGCAMGEYFRDDGMHAVIVYDDLSKQAVAYRQMSLLLRRPPGREAYPGDVFYLHSRLLERAAKMNDANGNGSLTALPIIETQAGDVSAYIPTNVISITDGQIFLETDLFYQGIRPAINVGLSVSRVGSAAQTKAMKKVAGSIKLELAQYREMAAFAQFGSDLDASTQKLLARGARLTELLKQPQYQPMPVEEQVASIYAGTNGFIDSVEARDVTRYEAAMLSYLRSDHGDILAKIRDTKTLDDDTAAKLKDALTAFGKQFA, encoded by the coding sequence ATGGATATCCGCGCCGCTGAAATTTCCCGGGTCATTCGCGACCAGATCGCCAATTTCGATTCCGACGCGCAGGTCAGCGAGGTCGGCAGCGTGCTGTCGGTCGGTGACGGCATCGCCCGGATCCACGGCCTCGACAACGTCCAGGCGGGCGAGATGGTCGAGTTCGAGGACGGCACCAAGGGCATGGCCCTCAACCTCGAGGCCGACAATGTCGGCGTCGTCATTTTCGGCTCGGACAGTGCGATTCGCGAAGGTTCGACCGCCAAGCGCACCGGCACCATCGTCGACGTCCCCGTCGGCAAGGGCCTGCTCGGCCGCGTCGTCGACGCGCTTGGTAACCCGATCGACGGCAAGGGTCCGATCGTCGCCGAAAAGCGCAGCCGGGTCGAGGTCAAGGCGCCGGGCATCATCCCCAGGAAGTCGGTCCATGAGCCGGTCCAGACCGGCCTAAAGGCGCTCGACGCGCTTGTCCCTGTCGGCCGCGGCCAACGCGAGCTGATCATTGGCGACCGCCAGACCGGCAAGACCGCGGTCGTGCTCGACACCTTCATCAACCAGAAGCAGGCCAATCAGGGCGACGACGAGAGCCAGAAGCTCTACTGCATCTACGTCGCCGTCGGCCAGAAACGCTCGACCGTGGCGCAGATCGTCCGCGCGCTCGAAGAGAATGGCGCGATGGACTATTCGATCGTCGTCGCCGCGACCGCTTCTGAGCCTGCCCCGCTGCAGTTCCTCGCGCCCTATACAGGCTGCGCGATGGGCGAATATTTTCGCGACGACGGCATGCACGCCGTCATCGTCTATGACGATCTTTCGAAGCAGGCCGTCGCCTACCGCCAGATGTCGCTGCTGCTGCGCCGTCCGCCGGGCCGCGAAGCCTATCCCGGCGACGTCTTCTATCTCCACAGCCGCCTGCTCGAGCGCGCGGCGAAGATGAACGACGCCAACGGCAACGGCTCGCTCACCGCGCTGCCGATCATCGAGACCCAGGCGGGCGACGTGTCGGCCTACATCCCGACCAACGTTATCTCGATCACCGACGGCCAGATTTTCCTTGAGACCGACCTGTTCTACCAGGGCATCCGCCCGGCCATCAACGTCGGCCTCTCGGTGTCGCGCGTCGGCTCGGCGGCGCAGACCAAGGCGATGAAGAAGGTCGCCGGCTCGATCAAGCTCGAGCTCGCCCAATATCGCGAGATGGCGGCCTTCGCCCAGTTCGGTTCGGACCTCGACGCCTCGACTCAGAAGCTGCTTGCGCGCGGCGCCCGGCTGACCGAGCTCTTGAAGCAGCCGCAGTACCAGCCGATGCCGGTCGAGGAGCAGGTCGCGTCGATCTACGCCGGCACCAACGGCTTCATCGACAGCGTCGAGGCGCGCGACGTGACGCGTTACGAGGCGGCGATGCTGAGCTATTTGCGCTCGGACCATGGCGACATCCTCGCCAAGATCCGCGACACCAAGACGCTCGACGACGACACCGCCGCCAAGCTCAAGGACGCGCTTACCGCGTTCGGCAAGCAGTTCGCGTAA
- a CDS encoding F0F1 ATP synthase subunit gamma: MASLKALKLRIGSVKSTQKITKAMKMVAAAKLRRAQSNAEAGRPYSQRMATVVASLASRVTPGPQSPKLLAGTGKDDRHLIIVATGDRGLAGAFNTNVVRAARKKAEELEAAGKTVLFYFVGRKGKPAFQRLYPKAIIGQHDTSEMKAPTYAEAQAIADDIVDRFESGQFDVAHLAYSTFKSVLVQEPTIDQIIPVKVEAGDANTGAMSAAVEYEPDEDEILAALLPKNIAIQLYRAMLENAAGFYGSQMTAMDNATRNAGDMINRLSIQYNRQRQAAITTELVEIISGAEAL, from the coding sequence ATGGCCAGCCTCAAGGCACTGAAGCTTCGCATCGGCTCGGTGAAGTCGACGCAGAAGATCACCAAGGCGATGAAGATGGTCGCCGCGGCGAAGCTGCGCCGTGCCCAGAGCAATGCCGAGGCGGGGCGCCCCTATTCGCAGCGCATGGCGACGGTCGTCGCCTCGCTCGCGAGCCGCGTGACCCCCGGCCCGCAAAGCCCCAAGTTGCTCGCTGGCACCGGCAAGGACGACCGGCATCTGATCATCGTCGCGACCGGCGACCGTGGCCTTGCCGGCGCGTTCAACACCAATGTCGTGCGCGCCGCGCGCAAAAAGGCCGAGGAGCTCGAAGCGGCCGGCAAGACCGTCCTGTTCTACTTCGTCGGGCGCAAGGGCAAGCCGGCCTTCCAGCGGCTGTATCCCAAGGCGATCATCGGCCAGCACGACACCAGCGAGATGAAGGCGCCGACCTACGCCGAGGCGCAGGCGATCGCCGACGACATCGTCGACCGCTTCGAAAGCGGCCAGTTCGACGTCGCCCACCTTGCTTACTCGACATTCAAGTCGGTGCTCGTGCAGGAGCCGACCATCGACCAGATCATCCCGGTCAAGGTCGAAGCTGGCGATGCCAATACCGGCGCGATGAGCGCCGCGGTCGAATATGAGCCGGACGAGGACGAAATCCTCGCCGCTCTCTTGCCCAAGAACATCGCCATCCAACTTTATCGCGCGATGCTCGAGAACGCCGCCGGCTTCTACGGCTCGCAGATGACCGCGATGGACAATGCGACGCGCAACGCGGGCGACATGATCAACCGCCTGTCGATCCAGTACAACCGCCAGCGCCAGGCGGCGATCACCACCGAACTCGTCGAGATCATCTCCGGCGCCGAAGCGCTGTAA
- the atpD gene encoding F0F1 ATP synthase subunit beta: MATAAPAKPKKASAAATTAPTAGGNLIGSVAQVIGAVVDVAFEGELPPILAALETDNNGQRLVLEVAQHLGENIVRTIAMDATEGLTRGQKVTATGSQIQVPVGPKTLGRIMNVIGEPIDERGPIGSDQFAPIHAPAPNFVDQSTDSSILVTGIKVIDLLAPYAKGGKIGLFGGAGVGKTVLIQELINNIAKGHGGTSVFAGVGERTREGNDLYHEFLEAGVIAKDADGNAISEGSKVALVFGQMNEPPGARARVALSGLTQAEYFRDVEGQDVLFFVDNIFRFTQAGSEVSALLGRIPSAVGYQPTLATDMGQLQERITSTNKGSITSVQAIYVPADDLTDPAPATSFAHLDATTVLSRAISELGIYPAVDPLDSTSRVLEPRTVGQEHYEVARRVQETLQKYKSLQDIIAILGMDELSEEDKLVVARARKIQRFLSQPFHVAEVFTGIPGKFVAVEDTIRSFKAVVDGEYDHLPEAAFYMVGGIEEAVAKAEKMAEDA; encoded by the coding sequence ATGGCCACTGCCGCTCCCGCCAAGCCCAAGAAGGCTTCCGCCGCCGCCACCACCGCGCCGACCGCCGGCGGCAATCTCATCGGATCGGTCGCCCAGGTCATCGGCGCGGTCGTCGACGTCGCGTTCGAGGGCGAGCTGCCGCCGATCCTTGCCGCGCTCGAAACCGACAACAACGGCCAGCGCCTTGTGCTCGAGGTCGCCCAGCACCTCGGCGAGAACATCGTGCGCACCATCGCCATGGACGCCACGGAGGGCCTGACGCGCGGCCAGAAGGTCACCGCAACCGGCTCGCAGATCCAGGTTCCGGTCGGCCCCAAGACGCTCGGCCGAATCATGAACGTCATCGGCGAGCCGATCGACGAACGCGGCCCGATCGGAAGCGACCAGTTCGCGCCGATCCACGCGCCGGCGCCGAATTTCGTCGACCAGTCGACCGACAGCTCGATCCTCGTTACCGGGATCAAGGTCATCGATCTCCTCGCGCCCTACGCCAAAGGCGGCAAGATCGGCCTGTTCGGCGGCGCCGGAGTCGGCAAGACCGTGCTCATCCAGGAGCTGATCAACAACATCGCCAAGGGCCACGGCGGCACCTCGGTGTTCGCCGGCGTCGGCGAGCGCACCCGCGAGGGCAACGACCTCTACCACGAGTTCCTAGAGGCCGGGGTCATCGCCAAGGACGCCGACGGCAACGCCATCTCGGAGGGCTCCAAGGTCGCGCTCGTGTTCGGCCAGATGAACGAGCCGCCGGGCGCCCGCGCCCGCGTCGCTTTGTCCGGTCTCACCCAGGCGGAATATTTCCGCGACGTCGAGGGCCAAGACGTGCTGTTCTTCGTCGACAACATCTTCCGCTTCACCCAGGCTGGTTCGGAAGTGTCGGCGCTGCTCGGCCGCATCCCCAGCGCGGTCGGCTACCAGCCGACGCTCGCCACCGACATGGGCCAGTTGCAGGAGCGGATCACCTCGACCAACAAGGGCTCAATCACCTCGGTCCAGGCGATCTACGTCCCCGCCGACGATCTCACCGACCCCGCCCCCGCCACCTCCTTCGCCCACCTCGACGCCACCACCGTGCTGTCGCGCGCGATTTCGGAGCTCGGCATCTACCCGGCCGTCGATCCGCTCGATTCGACCAGCCGCGTGCTCGAGCCGCGCACCGTCGGCCAAGAGCATTACGAGGTCGCCCGCCGCGTCCAAGAGACCCTGCAGAAGTACAAGAGCCTGCAGGACATCATCGCCATCCTCGGCATGGACGAGCTCAGCGAAGAGGATAAGTTGGTCGTCGCCCGCGCCCGCAAGATCCAGCGCTTCCTGTCGCAGCCGTTCCACGTCGCCGAAGTCTTCACCGGCATCCCCGGCAAGTTCGTTGCGGTCGAGGACACCATCCGCTCGTTCAAGGCGGTGGTCGACGGCGAGTACGACCACCTTCCCGAAGCCGCCTTCTACATGGTCGGCGGCATCGAGGAAGCGGTCGCCAAGGCCGAGAAGATGGCCGAGGACGCGTAA
- a CDS encoding ATP synthase F1 subunit epsilon — MADLHFELVTPERLVRSEEVHMVVVPGSEGEFGAMAGHAPVVATLNDAELKIYKTAGAAPESIRVSGGFAEMSDKGLTVLAESVEG; from the coding sequence GTGGCTGACCTCCACTTCGAGCTCGTCACCCCCGAGCGGCTGGTCCGCTCCGAGGAGGTGCACATGGTCGTCGTCCCCGGCAGCGAGGGCGAGTTTGGCGCTATGGCCGGCCACGCGCCGGTCGTCGCCACGCTCAACGACGCCGAGCTCAAGATCTACAAGACGGCGGGCGCCGCGCCCGAGAGCATCCGCGTCAGCGGCGGCTTCGCCGAAATGAGCGACAAAGGCCTTACCGTCCTCGCCGAGAGCGTCGAGGGCTGA
- a CDS encoding CpaF family protein, with protein sequence MNAFGKRNGGSRPQFGVARPMKGSGGASAAAPEPIDEGGEQFPPIEELPADPVAGVPMGALDRLNQRQNASGDRANSKQEGFEASVHRIKEQVLPRLLERVDPEAAATLNKDELAEEFRPIISEVLNELKINLNRREQFALEKVLVDELLGLGPLEELLADPAVSDIMVNGPDQCFVERKGKLELAQIQFRDEEHLFQIAQRIVNKVGRRVDQTTPLADARLQDGSRVNVIIPPLSLRGTAISIRKFSEKPITLDMMRGFGSMSEKMATCLKIAGACRMNIVISGGTGSGKTTMLNALSKMIDPGERVITIEDAAELRLQQPHWLPLETRPPNLEGQGAITIRDLVINALRMRPDRIILGEIRGQECFDLLAAMNTGHDGSMATLHSNSPRECLARMENMVMMGDIKIPKEAISRQIADSVDLIVQVKRLRDGSRRTTNITEVIGMEGEVIVTQELFKFEYLDETAEGKIIGEYRSMGLRPYSLEKAKQFGFDQPYLEACL encoded by the coding sequence ATGAACGCATTCGGCAAGCGCAACGGCGGCAGTCGCCCGCAGTTCGGGGTGGCGCGACCGATGAAGGGTAGCGGCGGCGCTTCCGCCGCGGCGCCCGAGCCGATCGACGAGGGCGGCGAGCAATTCCCCCCGATCGAGGAACTCCCGGCCGATCCGGTAGCCGGAGTGCCGATGGGTGCGCTCGACCGCCTCAACCAGCGCCAGAACGCCAGCGGCGATCGCGCCAACAGCAAGCAGGAAGGATTTGAAGCCTCGGTCCACCGGATCAAGGAGCAGGTCCTTCCGCGCCTGCTCGAACGGGTCGATCCGGAAGCCGCGGCGACGCTCAACAAGGACGAGCTGGCGGAAGAATTCCGCCCGATCATTTCCGAGGTTCTTAACGAGCTGAAGATCAATCTCAACCGGCGCGAGCAGTTCGCGCTGGAGAAGGTGCTGGTCGACGAACTGCTCGGGCTCGGGCCGCTCGAGGAACTGCTCGCCGACCCCGCGGTCAGCGACATCATGGTCAACGGTCCCGACCAGTGCTTCGTCGAGCGCAAGGGCAAGCTCGAGCTTGCCCAGATCCAGTTCCGCGACGAGGAGCATCTGTTCCAGATCGCCCAGCGCATCGTCAACAAGGTCGGCCGCCGCGTCGACCAGACCACCCCGCTGGCCGATGCCCGCCTCCAGGACGGCAGCCGCGTCAACGTCATCATCCCGCCGCTCAGCCTGCGCGGCACCGCCATCTCGATCCGTAAATTCTCCGAGAAGCCGATCACGCTCGACATGATGCGCGGGTTCGGGTCGATGTCGGAAAAAATGGCGACCTGCCTCAAGATCGCCGGCGCGTGCCGCATGAATATCGTCATCTCGGGTGGCACCGGCTCGGGCAAAACGACGATGCTCAACGCCTTGTCCAAGATGATCGACCCGGGCGAGCGGGTCATCACCATCGAGGACGCGGCCGAGCTTCGTCTTCAGCAGCCGCACTGGCTGCCGCTCGAAACCCGCCCGCCGAACCTCGAGGGCCAGGGCGCGATCACCATTCGCGATTTGGTCATCAACGCGCTGCGTATGCGTCCCGACCGCATCATCCTCGGCGAAATCCGCGGCCAGGAGTGTTTCGACCTACTGGCGGCAATGAACACCGGCCACGACGGCTCGATGGCCACCTTGCACTCCAACAGCCCGCGCGAATGCCTGGCGCGTATGGAGAACATGGTGATGATGGGCGACATTAAGATCCCCAAGGAAGCGATCAGCCGCCAGATCGCCGACTCGGTCGACCTCATCGTCCAGGTCAAGCGCCTGCGCGACGGTTCGCGCCGCACCACCAACATCACCGAGGTGATCGGAATGGAGGGCGAGGTCATCGTCACCCAGGAACTGTTCAAGTTCGAATATCTCGACGAGACCGCCGAGGGGAAGATCATCGGCGAATACCGCTCGATGGGCCTTCGTCCCTACTCGCTCGAAAAGGCTAAGCAGTTCGGCTTCGACCAGCCTTACCTCGAGGCATGCCTCTAA
- a CDS encoding PAS domain-containing protein yields the protein MSEADPGAAPFFLRAEGEAAAVMRARDWSTSPLGQPEEWPQELRSVVALMLPSKFPMFAAWGDELGFLYNDAYSQILGEKHPDAMGARFREIWSEIWDDISPLIDRAMSGEASYFENLPLTMNRRGFDEETWFTFSYSPLYDSSGTVRGMFCACTETTDQMLAERAASTSEQRYRTLFESIDEGFGVLQFLPTADGEAEDYYHLEANAAFIAHTGIDDALGQKVRSRLPDEAPRWIERFSAVRKTGIPVRFEERLEETGRLIDVYAFRVEPKELDQVALLFRDITAKRRDDERLRELAATLERRFEEALAERKILADIVENTDAFVQVVDLDFRFLAINRASANEFERVFGVLPKVGDSMLDLLADQPEHQADVGAIWSRALAGEEFTEVAEFGDPNRARRHYEIKFNALRDAEGRLIGAYQFVHDVTQRVEGERRLLETQDALRQSQKLETLGQITGGVAHDFNNLLTPIVGSLDLIRRRHDDDPRMARLLDGALQAAERASTLVQRLLAFSRRQVLRPRATPVAELVENMSELIRRSIGPRIAVELDFAPDLKLAQVDPNQLELALLNLAVNARDAMDGVGTLRISARNETIGHRPPLNAGDYVRLEVSDTGRGMDAETLRRATEPFFTTKDVGHGTGLGLSSVSGLVAQSGGDFALASEIGEGTTATLWLPEAVDTGEVSTAKRSSAPQEARTAAVLLVDDEPLVRDGAAEMLADGGFAVASAASGGEALKMLADGVAAEILVTDYAMPGMTGIELAQQARALRPGLKVLLISGYPAEAEADDQLKTIPRLDKPFRQDELLRALAELG from the coding sequence GTGAGCGAGGCCGACCCTGGGGCGGCGCCTTTCTTCCTGCGCGCGGAGGGCGAGGCGGCCGCCGTGATGCGCGCCCGCGACTGGTCGACCTCTCCACTTGGCCAGCCGGAGGAGTGGCCGCAGGAACTACGATCCGTCGTCGCACTGATGCTACCGTCGAAATTCCCGATGTTCGCTGCTTGGGGCGACGAGCTCGGCTTTCTCTACAACGATGCCTATTCCCAAATCCTGGGCGAGAAGCATCCGGACGCGATGGGGGCGCGCTTCCGCGAGATCTGGAGCGAGATCTGGGACGATATCAGTCCGCTGATCGATCGTGCGATGAGCGGTGAGGCGAGCTATTTCGAAAATTTGCCGCTGACTATGAATCGCCGCGGCTTCGACGAGGAGACGTGGTTCACCTTCTCCTATTCGCCGCTGTACGATTCGTCGGGGACGGTTCGGGGCATGTTCTGCGCCTGCACCGAGACGACGGACCAGATGCTCGCCGAGCGCGCGGCGTCGACCAGCGAGCAGCGCTACCGGACCCTGTTCGAATCGATCGACGAAGGCTTCGGCGTGCTGCAGTTCCTTCCCACCGCCGACGGCGAAGCGGAAGATTACTATCATCTCGAAGCCAATGCGGCGTTCATCGCGCATACCGGTATCGACGACGCGCTCGGACAAAAAGTGCGCTCGCGATTGCCGGATGAAGCGCCGCGCTGGATTGAGCGCTTCAGCGCGGTGCGCAAAACCGGCATCCCGGTCCGCTTCGAGGAGCGGCTGGAGGAGACCGGCCGGCTGATCGACGTCTATGCGTTTCGGGTCGAGCCCAAGGAACTCGACCAGGTCGCCTTGCTGTTCCGCGACATCACCGCAAAGCGCCGCGACGACGAACGGCTGCGCGAGCTGGCGGCGACCCTCGAGCGGCGGTTCGAGGAAGCCCTGGCGGAGCGCAAGATCCTCGCCGACATCGTCGAGAACACCGACGCCTTCGTGCAGGTCGTGGACCTCGACTTCCGCTTCCTGGCAATCAACCGCGCCTCGGCGAATGAATTCGAGCGGGTCTTCGGGGTCCTGCCCAAGGTCGGCGATTCGATGCTCGACCTGCTGGCCGATCAGCCCGAGCATCAGGCGGATGTCGGTGCGATCTGGTCGCGCGCGCTGGCGGGGGAGGAGTTCACCGAGGTCGCCGAGTTCGGCGACCCAAACCGCGCCCGGCGGCACTACGAGATCAAGTTCAACGCGCTGCGCGATGCCGAGGGCAGGCTGATCGGCGCCTACCAGTTCGTCCACGACGTCACGCAGCGGGTCGAGGGCGAGCGCCGCTTGCTGGAAACGCAGGACGCGCTGCGCCAGTCGCAGAAACTTGAAACGCTCGGCCAGATCACCGGCGGCGTGGCGCACGACTTCAACAATCTGTTGACCCCGATCGTCGGCAGCCTCGACCTCATCCGCCGACGGCACGACGACGACCCGCGCATGGCCCGGCTGCTCGACGGAGCGCTCCAGGCAGCCGAGCGCGCCAGCACGCTGGTCCAGCGGCTGCTCGCCTTTTCGCGGCGCCAGGTGCTGCGGCCGCGCGCCACACCGGTCGCCGAGCTGGTCGAGAACATGTCGGAGCTGATCCGCCGCTCGATCGGCCCGAGGATCGCGGTCGAGCTGGACTTCGCGCCCGACTTAAAGCTCGCCCAGGTCGACCCCAACCAGCTCGAACTGGCGCTGCTCAACCTGGCGGTCAACGCACGCGACGCGATGGACGGGGTGGGCACGCTGCGCATTTCCGCGCGCAACGAGACGATCGGCCACCGGCCGCCGCTCAACGCCGGCGATTATGTGCGGCTCGAGGTGAGTGACACCGGTCGCGGCATGGACGCGGAAACTCTGCGGCGGGCGACCGAGCCGTTCTTTACCACCAAGGACGTCGGTCATGGCACCGGACTGGGCCTTTCGTCGGTGTCGGGCCTGGTCGCACAGTCCGGCGGCGACTTCGCGCTGGCGAGCGAGATCGGGGAGGGCACGACTGCGACCCTGTGGCTACCGGAGGCCGTGGATACCGGCGAAGTCAGCACCGCAAAGCGCTCGAGTGCACCGCAGGAAGCGCGGACCGCGGCCGTGCTGCTGGTCGACGACGAGCCGCTGGTGCGTGACGGCGCGGCCGAGATGCTCGCCGACGGCGGGTTCGCCGTTGCCTCGGCAGCGTCGGGCGGCGAGGCCCTGAAAATGCTCGCCGACGGTGTGGCGGCAGAGATATTGGTGACCGACTATGCGATGCCCGGAATGACCGGGATCGAGCTTGCGCAGCAGGCGCGGGCGCTGCGGCCGGGCCTCAAGGTGCTGCTGATCAGCGGCTATCCGGCCGAGGCGGAGGCCGACGACCAGTTGAAGACCATCCCGCGCCTGGACAAGCCATTCCGCCAGGACGAATTGCTTAGGGCCCTGGCGGAACTCGGCTGA
- a CDS encoding SIMPL domain-containing protein, translating into MRHSRLILALGAAFAAQPAAAQLLPTASIGEMANTPLVRVSISETLRTPPDEASLTVGTQAKAATATAAVAANKEKIERLLATIRAQGIRERDIQTQGYQLSPDYRYDREPNGSGRQRLIGYVASNSVVIKTRDISALTKLLDALTTAGADTVYGPNFAIGDPAPLRREARVRALQRGEAEALEYARNQGFARVRLLSVEEGTSYRGTDVIVVTGAQVRNISAPPPPPPAIAESGGGVVAPGQLETGVALNLLYRMER; encoded by the coding sequence ATGCGACATTCACGACTGATCCTGGCGCTCGGCGCCGCGTTTGCGGCGCAGCCCGCGGCGGCCCAGCTATTGCCGACCGCGAGCATCGGCGAGATGGCCAATACGCCGCTGGTCCGGGTCAGCATCTCCGAAACCCTGCGCACCCCGCCCGACGAGGCGAGTCTGACCGTGGGGACGCAGGCCAAGGCGGCGACGGCGACCGCGGCGGTGGCGGCTAACAAGGAAAAGATCGAGCGTCTGCTCGCGACGATCCGGGCGCAGGGCATCCGCGAGCGTGATATCCAGACCCAGGGATATCAGTTGTCGCCCGACTATCGCTACGACCGCGAGCCGAACGGCAGCGGCCGCCAGCGGCTGATCGGCTACGTCGCCAGCAATTCGGTGGTGATCAAGACGCGCGACATCAGCGCGCTGACCAAATTGCTCGATGCGCTGACCACCGCCGGAGCAGACACGGTCTATGGTCCCAATTTCGCGATCGGCGACCCGGCGCCGCTGCGCCGCGAGGCGCGGGTGCGCGCACTCCAGCGCGGCGAGGCCGAAGCTCTGGAATATGCCCGAAACCAGGGGTTCGCGCGGGTCCGCCTGTTGTCAGTCGAAGAGGGCACATCCTATCGCGGAACCGACGTCATCGTCGTCACCGGGGCGCAGGTGCGCAACATCAGCGCGCCGCCGCCACCGCCGCCGGCAATTGCCGAAAGCGGCGGCGGCGTGGTCGCGCCGGGGCAGCTCGAAACCGGGGTTGCGCTCAACCTCCTCTACCGGATGGAGCGGTAA